From Virgibacillus ihumii, the proteins below share one genomic window:
- the pdxA gene encoding 4-hydroxythreonine-4-phosphate dehydrogenase PdxA — translation MDKKPIVGITMGDASGVGPEVIVKSLQSRHLYEQSHPIVIGDAKMLKRAADILGVEVIVKEIGADSDFNTEYGEIACYDLNLLPEGLPFGQVSSEAGHAAYEYLRTAIELANHNRIDAICTAPLNKEALHKGGHIYPGHTEILAELTGTKDFSMMLSSPKLKVIHATTHVGLIDAIKMINPERVYKVIRLAHETLSNSGVKKPKIGVCGINPHAGENGLFGYGEEEEKIIPAVKRATEEGIQVEGPLPADTLFFRAQRGDFDIVVAMYHDQGHGPIKVLGLEAGVNITVGLPIIRTSVDHGTAFDIAGAGKADERSMLEALRQAIELAPEK, via the coding sequence ATGGATAAAAAACCAATTGTGGGAATTACAATGGGAGATGCATCGGGAGTAGGTCCAGAGGTTATTGTGAAAAGTTTACAAAGCAGGCATTTATATGAACAGTCCCATCCCATTGTAATTGGCGATGCAAAAATGTTAAAGCGTGCTGCTGACATTTTAGGTGTTGAGGTGATTGTTAAGGAAATTGGTGCCGATTCTGATTTTAATACAGAATATGGTGAAATAGCTTGTTATGACTTGAACTTACTTCCTGAAGGTTTACCATTTGGACAGGTATCCTCTGAAGCAGGACATGCTGCCTATGAATATTTAAGGACTGCTATTGAACTTGCTAACCATAACCGGATTGACGCAATTTGTACTGCTCCTTTAAATAAAGAAGCATTGCATAAAGGCGGCCATATTTATCCCGGGCATACAGAAATTTTAGCTGAGTTAACAGGTACGAAAGACTTTTCCATGATGCTTTCTTCTCCTAAATTAAAGGTGATTCATGCTACGACTCATGTGGGATTGATTGATGCGATCAAAATGATTAATCCGGAACGTGTTTATAAAGTGATTCGTTTGGCACATGAAACACTAAGTAACTCAGGCGTTAAAAAGCCGAAAATAGGTGTTTGCGGAATCAACCCACACGCCGGAGAGAATGGGTTATTTGGTTATGGTGAAGAAGAAGAAAAAATTATCCCGGCTGTTAAGCGTGCAACAGAAGAAGGAATTCAAGTTGAAGGACCGCTTCCAGCTGACACATTATTTTTCCGGGCACAACGCGGAGACTTTGATATCGTAGTTGCGATGTATCACGATCAAGGGCATGGACCAATAAAAGTATTAGGACTCGAGGCTGGTGTCAACATAACGGTCGGTCTTCCAATTATACGAACGAGCGTAGATCACGGAACAGCATTTGACATTGCAGGTGCAGGCAAAGCCGATGAAAGAAGCATGCTGGAAGCACTGCGACAAGCGATTGAATTAGCACCTGAGAAGTAG